The proteins below are encoded in one region of Belonocnema kinseyi isolate 2016_QV_RU_SX_M_011 chromosome 5, B_treatae_v1, whole genome shotgun sequence:
- the LOC117172807 gene encoding uncharacterized protein LOC117172807 isoform X2 — MKTFVAVLGICIVGILAETTDEENTSFGAVKNTCIKEVGFDSDTLEKTMKEKLEKNDEKLGCLFACISKKLGLMNSDGFIDESKLPRVRGVSDKEKADMIRNKCKVMRQISNLRSDTNSANAFKHC, encoded by the exons atgaaaactTTCGTCGCAGTTTTGGGAATCTGCATAGTGGGAAttctg GCTGAGACCacagatgaagaaaatacaagcTTTGGGGCTGTCAAAAACACTTGCATAAAGGAAGTTGGTTTTGATTCAG atacGCTTGAGAAGACtatgaaagaaaaattggaaaagaatGATGAGAAGCTGGGTTGTTTATTTGCTTGCATATCGAAAAAACTTGGAttg ATGAATTCTGACGGTTTCATCGATGAAAGTAAACTTCCTAGAGTTCGAGGCGTTTCTGATAAGGAGAAAGCTGATATGATTAGGAATAAATGTAAAGTTATGA gGCAAATTTCTAATCTGCGTTCCGATACAAATTCTGCAAATGCATTTAAGCATTGTTAA
- the LOC117172807 gene encoding general odorant-binding protein 56a-like isoform X1 — translation MKTFVAVLGICIVGILAETTDEENTSFGAVKNTCIKEVGFDSDTLEKTMKEKLEKNDEKLGCLFACISKKLGLMNSDGFIDESKLPRVRGVSDKEKADMIRNKCKVMKGDNDCETALKVVRCMQINI, via the exons atgaaaactTTCGTCGCAGTTTTGGGAATCTGCATAGTGGGAAttctg GCTGAGACCacagatgaagaaaatacaagcTTTGGGGCTGTCAAAAACACTTGCATAAAGGAAGTTGGTTTTGATTCAG atacGCTTGAGAAGACtatgaaagaaaaattggaaaagaatGATGAGAAGCTGGGTTGTTTATTTGCTTGCATATCGAAAAAACTTGGAttg ATGAATTCTGACGGTTTCATCGATGAAAGTAAACTTCCTAGAGTTCGAGGCGTTTCTGATAAGGAGAAAGCTGATATGATTAGGAATAAATGTAAAGTTATGA agGGAGATAACGATTGCGAGACCGCACTGAAAGTAGTAAGGTGCATGCAAATAAACATTTAA